A part of Gramella sp. MAR_2010_147 genomic DNA contains:
- a CDS encoding LysM peptidoglycan-binding domain-containing protein, with protein MRYLFVICFLFQIYSTSANAQSYKYHTVKKGETVFSISQSYSIDEEDIYKYNPNAREGIGVNEKLVIPVRESGSSEKVTTSSTTQFLDHTVKKKETLYSLSKEYNVSIDDIKKYNKQLYSKELQIGETIKIPSKSEAPFESIVTVKSPEEKSVATTKSSQEKQITSTREHIVLPKETRYGIARKYGMTVKELESLNPMVEVLQPGMMIRVGTNVLDDEPVIITDERFRFYEVKPQETLYSLSERFGVSQDSLKQLNPALKEGLKFGMVLKVPKRDRDGEEIDDDAYTGRGEDADTKMDLTQFIENRSTKKIALMLPYHLNKIDADSLGSYRNTILNERVVRISLDFYSGVLMAVDKAKTMGISTNLKVYDTKRDPSEVSNIINTNNFDDIDAVIGPLLQETTEAAASRLENKNIPVINPVSNRSMRGYKNLFQSNPGDELTKNAMLDYLSRNTSGKNVIIIADGKSFKIKGELNNATPSAKNISPSNNFVSEQQLSGVMGVGENWVILESDNINLVSSTTSALNRLARNHNITLLTTNKNNAYESDIISNNHLGKLKFRYPSVDKEYDTEASEDFIDAYEERFNIEPNKYALRGYDLTLDVLLRLASAKDLYESFEKYPGYTEYYESKFHYMPNADGGYTNDAIYIIQMNEDLTISEANDI; from the coding sequence ATGAGGTACCTATTTGTAATATGTTTTCTTTTTCAAATTTATTCGACTTCGGCGAATGCTCAATCCTATAAATATCATACTGTTAAAAAAGGAGAGACCGTTTTTAGTATTTCTCAAAGTTACAGTATAGATGAGGAAGATATTTACAAATATAATCCCAATGCACGTGAGGGAATTGGAGTGAATGAAAAACTGGTGATTCCCGTTAGAGAATCTGGTTCTTCTGAAAAGGTTACTACTTCCAGTACTACACAGTTTTTAGATCATACGGTAAAGAAAAAGGAAACGCTTTATAGTTTATCCAAGGAGTATAACGTAAGCATTGATGATATAAAGAAGTATAATAAGCAGCTTTATTCCAAAGAATTGCAAATAGGAGAAACTATTAAAATCCCTTCGAAATCGGAAGCTCCTTTTGAATCTATAGTGACCGTAAAATCACCTGAAGAAAAATCTGTGGCTACTACTAAAAGCTCTCAGGAAAAACAAATTACAAGTACCCGGGAACATATAGTACTTCCTAAAGAAACCAGATATGGAATTGCCCGAAAGTATGGAATGACCGTGAAAGAACTGGAGTCTTTAAATCCTATGGTGGAAGTTCTTCAACCGGGAATGATGATAAGAGTGGGAACAAATGTTCTAGATGATGAACCGGTGATCATTACCGATGAAAGATTCAGGTTCTATGAAGTAAAACCTCAAGAGACCTTATACAGTCTTTCTGAACGTTTTGGAGTAAGTCAGGATTCTTTAAAACAGTTAAACCCGGCGCTTAAGGAAGGTTTGAAGTTTGGAATGGTTTTAAAAGTTCCAAAAAGAGATAGGGATGGTGAAGAAATAGACGATGATGCATATACCGGGAGAGGAGAAGATGCCGATACAAAAATGGATCTTACCCAGTTTATTGAGAATCGTAGTACGAAGAAAATCGCTTTAATGCTTCCTTATCATTTAAACAAAATTGATGCAGACTCCCTTGGATCTTATCGAAATACCATATTAAACGAAAGAGTAGTTAGAATATCTCTGGATTTTTACAGTGGAGTACTTATGGCGGTAGACAAGGCAAAGACCATGGGAATTTCTACCAATCTGAAAGTATACGATACCAAAAGAGATCCTTCTGAAGTATCAAATATCATTAACACAAATAATTTCGATGATATAGATGCCGTAATAGGACCATTACTACAGGAAACGACCGAAGCTGCAGCTTCAAGGTTGGAGAATAAAAATATCCCGGTAATCAATCCAGTGTCTAATCGTAGCATGAGAGGTTATAAAAACCTTTTTCAATCAAATCCCGGCGACGAGCTTACTAAAAATGCGATGTTGGATTACCTTTCCAGAAACACTTCAGGAAAAAATGTGATTATTATTGCAGATGGAAAATCTTTTAAGATTAAAGGCGAGCTGAATAATGCTACACCAAGTGCGAAAAATATTAGTCCCAGCAATAATTTTGTTTCAGAGCAGCAGCTGTCTGGAGTGATGGGTGTGGGTGAAAACTGGGTGATTTTGGAATCAGATAACATTAATTTGGTAAGTAGTACTACTTCCGCTTTAAATAGACTGGCAAGAAATCATAATATCACTCTTTTAACTACCAATAAAAATAATGCTTACGAGAGTGATATCATTTCCAATAATCATCTTGGGAAGCTGAAATTTCGCTATCCTTCAGTAGATAAAGAATATGATACCGAGGCTTCTGAAGACTTTATAGATGCTTACGAGGAGAGATTTAATATAGAGCCTAATAAATACGCTTTAAGAGGTTATGATCTTACACTGGATGTTTTACTAAGACTTGCTTCAGCCAAAGATCTTTATGAGTCATTTGAAAAATATCCGGGCTATACGGAATATTATGAAAGTAAATTCCATTACATGCCTAATGCCGACGGAGGGTATACAAATGATGCTATTTACATTATTCAGATGAATGAAGATCTAACTATAAGCGAGGCAAATGACATCTAA
- the yidC gene encoding membrane protein insertase YidC — protein MEEKKIDVQSIIGFILIGGILLWMLYNNTPEETTTVDPATTEQVEPTTTQDTQTATGEAPTRQSNDSTALADAQRRLGAFGYSETLTSAQGGSTTISNDLLELKISNKGGYIEEARLKNFKTFDSLPVHLIKDGNASLNMSLSTTDGRTLNTENLFFEPELTESNGNQILSMKLKVSEDEYLEYRYAMRPGEYMLDFSVRSQGLTGILNSSETPSLDWKLKGYRHAKSISYENRYTDLIYEYDGGDDDSVSDGEDEDEDISYIAYRQHFFSSILLTDNPFKTSSFKVENLVEDEEIDTVYTKTFASTIPLELKAGELNYSMNWYYGPSDYKILNDYDRNLDEIIPLGWGIFGWINKYLFIPFFAFLAGVLPSYGLAIIAMTIVVRIVLSPVTYKSYLSQAKMKILKPEINELNEKYKDNAMKKQQETMKLYSKAGASPMSGCLPALMQIPVFYALFQFFPSAFQLRQKSFLWADDLSSYDTIAQLPFTIPFYGDHVSLFPILASVAIFVYMMMTTGQSMQANQQPGMPNMKFLMYLSPLVMLIFFNNYASGLSLYYFTSNLITIGIMLVIKYAIIDEDKIHAKIQENKKKPKKQNKFTRKFQEMMEQAEEQQKKQKK, from the coding sequence ATGGAAGAAAAGAAAATAGACGTTCAATCTATCATTGGATTTATACTTATTGGGGGAATTCTCTTATGGATGCTCTACAATAATACGCCTGAAGAAACTACAACCGTAGATCCAGCCACAACAGAACAGGTTGAACCAACAACAACTCAGGATACTCAAACTGCGACAGGAGAAGCTCCAACCAGACAAAGTAACGATTCTACAGCACTTGCAGATGCACAGCGCCGTTTGGGAGCTTTTGGTTATTCAGAAACATTAACTTCTGCCCAGGGTGGTTCTACAACGATCTCGAACGACCTTCTAGAACTTAAAATTTCAAATAAAGGTGGTTACATTGAGGAAGCTCGTCTTAAAAATTTCAAAACATTTGATTCCCTTCCAGTTCACCTGATCAAAGATGGTAATGCCTCATTAAACATGAGTTTGAGTACTACCGATGGTAGAACATTGAATACTGAAAATCTTTTCTTCGAGCCTGAACTTACTGAAAGCAATGGAAACCAGATCCTGTCTATGAAATTGAAGGTTTCTGAAGATGAATATCTGGAATATCGATATGCCATGCGTCCCGGTGAATATATGCTGGATTTTAGTGTGCGTTCCCAGGGTTTGACCGGTATTTTAAATTCTTCTGAAACTCCAAGCCTGGACTGGAAGCTGAAAGGTTACCGTCATGCAAAAAGTATTTCTTATGAAAATCGTTATACCGATCTTATTTATGAATATGATGGTGGGGATGACGACAGTGTAAGCGATGGTGAGGATGAAGATGAAGACATTAGCTATATCGCCTATAGACAACACTTTTTCTCTTCTATTTTATTAACCGATAATCCTTTTAAAACAAGCAGTTTTAAAGTCGAAAATCTGGTAGAAGATGAAGAAATTGATACTGTTTACACCAAAACTTTTGCCTCTACGATTCCGTTAGAATTAAAGGCTGGAGAATTGAATTATAGTATGAATTGGTATTATGGTCCTTCAGATTATAAAATACTGAATGATTATGATCGCAATCTTGATGAAATAATTCCATTAGGTTGGGGAATTTTCGGATGGATCAACAAGTATCTCTTCATTCCGTTTTTCGCATTTTTAGCTGGAGTATTACCAAGCTATGGTCTTGCAATTATCGCCATGACCATTGTAGTTAGAATAGTATTATCTCCGGTAACTTATAAGTCTTATTTATCCCAGGCTAAAATGAAGATCCTGAAGCCTGAGATCAATGAGTTGAATGAGAAATATAAGGACAATGCGATGAAAAAGCAGCAGGAAACCATGAAGCTTTACAGCAAGGCGGGAGCCAGCCCTATGAGCGGATGCTTGCCTGCTTTGATGCAAATTCCAGTATTCTATGCATTATTTCAGTTCTTCCCGAGTGCATTTCAGCTAAGACAGAAAAGCTTTCTTTGGGCAGATGACCTTTCAAGTTATGATACAATTGCACAGCTTCCATTCACTATTCCGTTCTATGGTGACCACGTAAGTTTATTCCCCATTCTGGCATCTGTTGCTATTTTTGTTTATATGATGATGACCACAGGCCAGAGCATGCAGGCGAATCAGCAACCGGGAATGCCTAACATGAAATTCTTAATGTATCTTTCACCGCTTGTGATGTTGATATTCTTCAATAACTATGCGAGTGGACTTTCATTGTATTATTTCACTTCCAACCTAATTACCATAGGGATCATGCTCGTGATAAAATATGCGATCATTGATGAAGATAAGATCCATGCGAAGATTCAGGAGAATAAAAAGAAACCTAAGAAACAGAACAAGTTTACCAGAAAGTTCCAGGAAATGATGGAACAGGCTGAAGAACAGCAGAAAAAACAAAAAAAATAA
- the mnmA gene encoding tRNA 2-thiouridine(34) synthase MnmA — MKKVVVGLSGGVDSSVSAYLLKEQGYEVIGLFMKNWHDDSVTISDECPWLDDSNDAMMVADKLGIPFQTVDLSEQYKERIVDYMFNEYEKGRTPNPDVLCNREIKFDVFMKIALSLGADYVATGHYCRKTEFEKDGETIHQLLSGKDNNKDQSYFLCQLTQEQLSKTLFPIGELQKSEVRKIAAEQNLVTAEKKDSQGLCFIGKVRLPDFLQQKLRPKEGVIVEVPAENDSYLEENINFKSKIDQLQHLSKKFNYQLEDGKIVGKHQGAHYFTKGQRKGLAVGGTPEPLFVIDTDVEENVIYTGQGKDHPGIYRQGLFITQDEVHWVRKDLAISSDEELRVKARIRYRQPLQDATLHQTQSGMYIIFDQPQASITEGQFVAWYNGEELLGSGVIS, encoded by the coding sequence ATGAAAAAAGTAGTGGTCGGTTTATCCGGTGGTGTAGATTCTAGTGTTTCAGCCTATCTTTTAAAGGAACAGGGTTATGAAGTGATCGGGCTTTTTATGAAGAACTGGCACGACGATTCGGTTACGATTTCAGACGAATGCCCCTGGCTTGACGATAGTAATGATGCTATGATGGTGGCCGATAAACTGGGTATTCCATTTCAAACCGTAGACCTTAGTGAACAATACAAAGAGCGTATCGTAGACTATATGTTTAACGAGTATGAGAAAGGTAGAACGCCAAATCCAGATGTGCTTTGTAACAGGGAAATAAAGTTCGACGTTTTCATGAAAATTGCGCTGTCTCTTGGAGCCGATTATGTTGCCACAGGTCACTATTGCCGCAAAACTGAATTTGAAAAAGATGGTGAGACCATACATCAATTACTATCTGGAAAAGACAATAATAAAGACCAATCTTATTTTCTTTGCCAGTTAACTCAGGAACAACTTTCAAAGACTCTTTTTCCTATTGGGGAATTACAAAAATCTGAAGTTAGAAAGATCGCTGCCGAGCAAAATCTTGTAACTGCAGAAAAGAAGGATTCCCAGGGACTTTGCTTTATTGGTAAAGTAAGGCTTCCAGATTTTCTTCAACAGAAATTAAGACCAAAAGAAGGGGTAATTGTAGAGGTTCCTGCGGAAAATGATTCGTACCTGGAGGAAAACATCAATTTTAAATCTAAAATTGATCAGTTACAGCACCTTTCTAAAAAGTTCAACTACCAGCTGGAAGATGGGAAAATAGTTGGAAAGCATCAGGGAGCGCATTATTTTACAAAAGGCCAGCGTAAAGGCCTTGCCGTTGGCGGAACTCCTGAACCTTTATTTGTGATAGATACAGATGTGGAAGAAAACGTGATCTACACCGGTCAGGGAAAAGACCATCCTGGAATATATCGCCAGGGACTTTTTATAACTCAGGACGAAGTTCATTGGGTGCGTAAAGATCTTGCCATCTCCAGCGATGAAGAATTACGGGTTAAAGCTAGAATTCGTTATCGCCAGCCGCTTCAGGATGCTACTTTACACCAGACACAAAGTGGGATGTATATTATTTTTGATCAACCTCAGGCTTCTATAACCGAAGGACAGTTTGTAGCATGGTATAATGGCGAAGAACTGTTAGGTTCAGGAGTTATTTCGTAA
- a CDS encoding S8 family serine peptidase has protein sequence MTRLLMIFLFFTCFSYSQEEHAWVYFKDKPNVEAAISNPSTILSAKAIQRKSLRGTPIDERDIPVNEEYIAIVKTQEDISVKAKSKWMNCVHVIGTPQAISNLANLEFVLEIEFASDDLNSRTSLENKKPEEKLESAIDFSYGLASNQTKMLNTDHLHENDYTGDGITIAIMDAGFPNVNSIQAFERLRSKDKLLGGYDFPNRSENFNNSNLSNHGTLVLSNMAGFIENNFVGTAPDAAYYLFITEIGPTETPVEETYWVEAAERADSLGVDLINTSLGYTLFDNPDYSYAPEDMDGETTFISRGANIATEKGMLVVTSAGNRGEEDYFNVISAPADANVLSVGAVDKDRNYVPFSSRGPSADGRIKPDVAAQGLEIVAVDQFNNLVQASGTSFASPILAGSVASFWQADLSLTNIEVIQLVKEASSIFNSPNSRLGHGIPNFRNALTGLLEKNEPAGELFLYQNPVIHTLKFNNATNQTYNVTLFDTLGQIILQRDQVKDEIDLSGFSRGIYIAMFEQNNSRQSFLIIKK, from the coding sequence ATGACAAGACTTTTAATGATCTTTTTGTTCTTCACCTGTTTTTCATACTCACAGGAGGAACATGCCTGGGTATATTTTAAAGATAAGCCCAATGTTGAAGCGGCTATAAGCAATCCATCCACGATATTAAGTGCAAAAGCGATACAGCGAAAATCTTTACGTGGAACTCCTATTGATGAAAGAGACATCCCTGTAAATGAAGAATATATTGCTATCGTAAAAACACAGGAGGATATTTCGGTAAAAGCGAAGTCGAAATGGATGAATTGCGTTCATGTTATTGGTACACCACAGGCTATTTCAAATCTGGCTAATCTTGAATTCGTTTTAGAAATTGAATTTGCCAGTGACGATTTAAATTCAAGAACTTCATTAGAAAACAAGAAACCTGAAGAAAAATTAGAAAGCGCAATAGATTTCAGTTACGGCCTGGCCTCCAATCAAACTAAAATGCTAAACACCGATCACCTTCATGAAAATGATTATACCGGTGATGGGATCACTATTGCTATAATGGATGCCGGATTTCCCAATGTTAACAGTATTCAGGCATTTGAAAGATTAAGGTCTAAGGATAAGCTTCTGGGTGGTTATGATTTCCCAAATAGATCTGAAAATTTTAATAATAGTAATTTAAGTAACCATGGAACCCTGGTCTTATCCAATATGGCCGGCTTTATTGAAAATAACTTTGTAGGAACAGCACCAGATGCCGCTTATTACTTATTCATTACTGAAATTGGCCCTACAGAAACACCTGTGGAAGAGACCTATTGGGTAGAAGCCGCAGAAAGAGCCGACAGCCTGGGAGTTGATCTCATAAATACCTCTTTAGGTTATACATTATTTGATAATCCAGATTATAGCTATGCTCCTGAAGATATGGATGGAGAAACAACTTTTATTTCCCGTGGGGCAAATATTGCTACAGAAAAAGGAATGCTTGTGGTAACATCAGCTGGAAATCGTGGAGAAGAAGATTACTTCAATGTCATTAGCGCTCCTGCAGATGCCAACGTGCTAAGTGTTGGTGCGGTTGACAAAGACAGAAATTACGTTCCTTTTAGTTCACGCGGACCATCAGCAGACGGACGTATAAAACCAGATGTTGCTGCTCAGGGCCTTGAGATCGTTGCTGTTGACCAATTTAATAATCTGGTTCAGGCCAGTGGGACTTCCTTTGCCTCTCCTATTCTTGCAGGTTCTGTTGCCAGTTTCTGGCAGGCAGATCTGTCGCTAACAAATATTGAGGTCATACAGTTAGTTAAAGAAGCCTCCAGCATTTTCAACAGTCCTAATAGCAGGCTGGGCCACGGTATTCCTAATTTCAGAAATGCACTTACTGGTCTGCTTGAAAAAAATGAGCCTGCAGGTGAACTTTTTCTATATCAGAATCCGGTGATCCATACTTTAAAATTCAATAACGCTACAAATCAAACATATAATGTTACTTTATTTGATACCCTGGGCCAGATCATCTTACAAAGAGATCAGGTTAAGGATGAAATAGACCTTTCAGGTTTTTCCAGAGGGATTTATATTGCTATGTTTGAACAAAATAATTCAAGACAGTCATTTCTTATCATCAAAAAATAA
- a CDS encoding aspartic peptidase — protein MIKYFFYIFTVLVFSTISHAQKNQYDEDGDRHGFWKVEFKGTNNPKFEGTFEHGQEIGKFKFYKKGFYDHPSAIMNFDKAQDSVHVTYFTQTGKPISEGMMMDRKREGEWVYYHQKTDSIMMIENYKSDQLNGPQKTYFPNGKLAEKTHYTNGEKNGESFIYANNGQVTKELLYKDGLLHGAATYYDPKGLKIREGFYTAGEKSGHWKYFSDGKLDTEEDY, from the coding sequence ATGATAAAATATTTTTTCTACATATTTACAGTACTCGTGTTCTCTACAATTAGTCATGCTCAAAAAAACCAGTATGATGAAGATGGAGACCGTCATGGTTTTTGGAAAGTAGAATTTAAAGGCACAAACAATCCAAAATTCGAAGGCACTTTCGAACATGGACAGGAAATCGGCAAATTTAAATTTTACAAAAAAGGTTTTTACGATCACCCAAGCGCTATCATGAATTTTGATAAAGCTCAGGATTCTGTGCATGTCACTTACTTTACCCAAACCGGTAAACCAATTAGCGAAGGGATGATGATGGATAGAAAACGTGAGGGTGAATGGGTCTATTATCATCAAAAAACAGATAGTATCATGATGATAGAAAACTACAAGAGTGATCAATTAAATGGACCTCAAAAGACCTATTTCCCTAACGGAAAACTCGCTGAAAAAACCCATTATACCAATGGAGAAAAAAATGGCGAGAGTTTTATTTATGCGAATAACGGACAGGTCACTAAAGAATTATTATACAAAGACGGATTATTACATGGAGCCGCCACCTACTATGACCCAAAAGGTTTAAAAATACGAGAAGGTTTTTACACAGCAGGCGAAAAGTCTGGACATTGGAAATATTTCTCTGATGGCAAACTGGATACTGAAGAAGATTATTAA
- a CDS encoding lipocalin family protein, with translation MKKFLILLLSITLFTACSDDDDAGQDGNIVGTWLLVEANNIPGYEVNDCTGRSTITFNADNTASSTFYSNVEGECVSDQDTGNWSSSSNSQYTIEVPQLGEVTGTVTFNGNRFTFRPNDFPTSSLTFESN, from the coding sequence ATGAAAAAGTTCTTAATTCTATTATTATCAATTACACTATTCACTGCTTGCAGTGATGACGATGATGCAGGTCAGGATGGAAATATTGTTGGAACCTGGCTTCTGGTAGAGGCGAATAACATTCCAGGATATGAAGTAAACGATTGTACGGGACGATCTACGATTACATTTAATGCAGACAATACGGCATCTTCCACTTTTTATTCTAATGTAGAAGGAGAATGTGTTTCAGACCAGGACACAGGAAACTGGAGCAGTTCTTCAAATTCTCAATATACTATTGAAGTACCTCAATTAGGTGAAGTTACAGGAACTGTAACGTTTAACGGCAATAGATTTACTTTTAGACCTAATGATTTCCCTACGTCAAGTCTTACTTTTGAAAGTAATTAA
- a CDS encoding DUF922 domain-containing protein encodes MKNIGYLLFFLIISVVGFAQEKEEKILWKASRSLQWEDFKGQPDASNSYAANTNSGIGYTWSYSTASGKPILVHQVFTNFYPNLSWVTEIQNEEYLLAHEQLHFDISELHARKLRKALYHYEIGRNIRQDLKKLYRRIESERVFMQNQFDKETSHSEIRSAEMRWRQFVADELKKLEDYSS; translated from the coding sequence ATGAAAAACATAGGCTATTTATTATTCTTTCTTATCATTTCTGTGGTGGGTTTTGCTCAGGAAAAGGAAGAAAAAATACTCTGGAAGGCAAGCAGGTCATTGCAATGGGAAGATTTTAAAGGACAGCCCGATGCTTCAAATTCTTATGCTGCCAATACAAATTCTGGAATAGGCTATACATGGAGTTATAGTACTGCTTCCGGGAAACCTATACTTGTTCATCAGGTTTTTACTAATTTCTATCCAAATCTATCATGGGTGACAGAAATTCAGAATGAAGAATATCTTTTAGCCCATGAACAGCTGCATTTCGATATTTCTGAATTGCATGCTCGAAAGCTAAGAAAAGCTTTGTACCACTATGAGATTGGAAGAAATATACGCCAGGACCTCAAAAAACTATATAGAAGGATAGAGTCTGAACGTGTTTTTATGCAAAATCAGTTCGATAAAGAAACTTCCCACAGCGAGATTAGATCTGCCGAGATGAGATGGAGGCAATTTGTGGCAGACGAATTGAAAAAGTTAGAAGATTATTCCTCTTAA
- a CDS encoding nitronate monooxygenase, whose amino-acid sequence MSVNRITQLFNIKYPLIQAGMIWASGWKLASAVSNAGGLGIIGAGSMYPDILREHIQKCKKATTKPFAVNVPMLYPEIDKIMDIIVKEEVKIVFTSAGNPKTWTKHLQDHGIKVVHVVSSVKFAMKSEEAGVDAVVAEGFEAGGHNGRDETTTFTLIPMVKEKISIPLIAAGGIATGRGMLAAMVLGADAVQVGSRFVATPEASSHKNFKELVVKAQEGDTVLTLKELAPVRLLKNKFYEDVQDLYSRTPSKEELIELLGRARAKRGMFEGDLEEGELEIGQISGLINDIKPAADLVEEIINEFQKAKKEVLEL is encoded by the coding sequence ATGTCAGTAAATAGAATCACCCAACTTTTTAATATAAAATATCCTTTAATTCAAGCCGGAATGATCTGGGCCAGTGGATGGAAATTAGCCAGTGCAGTTTCAAATGCCGGCGGACTTGGCATTATTGGTGCCGGTTCTATGTATCCCGATATTCTTAGAGAGCATATTCAAAAATGTAAAAAAGCGACCACTAAACCATTCGCCGTAAATGTTCCCATGCTTTATCCGGAAATTGATAAGATCATGGATATTATTGTCAAAGAAGAGGTGAAGATCGTTTTTACCTCTGCCGGAAATCCTAAAACCTGGACGAAGCATTTACAGGATCATGGAATAAAAGTGGTTCATGTAGTAAGCAGTGTGAAATTTGCCATGAAATCTGAAGAAGCCGGAGTAGATGCTGTAGTGGCTGAAGGATTCGAAGCTGGTGGACATAATGGACGCGATGAAACTACCACCTTTACCCTTATTCCTATGGTCAAAGAAAAGATTTCCATCCCCTTAATTGCTGCAGGAGGAATTGCCACAGGAAGAGGGATGTTAGCTGCAATGGTTTTGGGAGCTGATGCCGTACAGGTTGGAAGTAGATTTGTAGCTACTCCGGAAGCATCTTCGCATAAAAACTTCAAAGAATTGGTGGTGAAAGCTCAGGAAGGCGATACGGTACTCACTCTTAAAGAACTGGCACCTGTTCGTTTACTAAAAAATAAATTTTATGAAGACGTTCAGGATTTATACTCCAGAACTCCCAGTAAAGAAGAACTCATTGAATTGCTGGGTCGTGCCAGAGCGAAAAGAGGCATGTTTGAAGGAGATCTTGAAGAAGGAGAGCTTGAAATTGGTCAAATTTCAGGACTTATTAATGATATAAAACCTGCAGCAGATCTCGTAGAAGAGATCATTAATGAGTTTCAAAAGGCTAAAAAAGAAGTGCTTGAACTTTAA
- a CDS encoding OsmC family protein — translation MTSKVKYLGELRTESEHLQSGSKMITDAPVDNHGKGEAFSPTDTVANALATCMLTVMGIKATSMGINMDGASAEVTKIMASDPRRISRIEVDIVFPKSYGEKETKILENTGRTCPVLYSLHPEIEKNISFKYS, via the coding sequence ATGACATCTAAAGTAAAATATCTTGGCGAGCTAAGAACCGAATCTGAACATCTTCAAAGTGGTTCAAAGATGATCACCGATGCTCCGGTAGATAATCATGGAAAAGGCGAGGCATTTTCTCCTACAGATACCGTCGCTAATGCTTTAGCAACCTGTATGTTAACTGTAATGGGGATTAAAGCGACTTCGATGGGAATCAATATGGATGGAGCATCAGCTGAAGTTACCAAAATAATGGCCTCAGACCCCCGGAGGATTTCAAGAATTGAGGTGGATATTGTATTTCCCAAATCTTACGGAGAAAAGGAAACCAAGATTCTAGAAAATACCGGTAGAACCTGTCCAGTGCTTTATAGTCTGCATCCGGAGATCGAGAAAAATATTTCTTTTAAATATTCATGA